In Candidatus Contubernalis alkalaceticus, the genomic window GTGATATTATTTATACTTTAAGGGAAGATGGAACCTTTACCTATGTGTCTCCAAACTGGAAGTATTTATTAGGTCACGATGTTAGTGAAATAGAGGGACAACCGTTTACTTCTTTTGTGCCGGAAGAAGATGCAGAGCTCTGTTTCCAGTTTCTAAGGAAGGTGCTAAAAGAAGGTCAGCTAACTGAAAGTGTCGAATACAGAGTTCGTAATAAAGCTGGGAATTTGAGATGGCATTCTTCTAAAGGTTCTACCATAGAAAAAGACGGTGAATTCATTTTTATAGGTGTTGCTCGTGATATCACTGAACAAAAGCAGGTAGAAGAGGCGCTAATGCTTGAAAGAAGAAGGTTTTCCATGCTTCTTGAAACTTTTCCCGGTTATATTTATCTTCAATCTCCGGATTATACTGTGCGTTACGCTAATCAATATTTTATACAACATTTTGGTGACCCCAAAGACCGATTTTGTTACGAGATTTTTTTTGGCCGCAGTCAACCCTGCGAGGTATGTCATACATTCAAGGTTTTTGCAACAAAAGCACCCCATATTCGGGAATGGTGTCATACGCCCCTTGGCCGAACTTATGTTATTTATGATTATCCTTTTATTGACAGTGATGGTGCGGAATTAGTGCTGGAAATAGGCCTGGACATCACTGAGCACAAGCAATCAGAAGAAAAAATTCGCTACACCAGTCTTCATGACAGTCTTACAGGGCTTTATAACCGAAGTTATCTGGAGCAGGAGATGCAGAGCCTGGATACAGAAAGACAGCTGCCTATTAGTATTATAATGGCTGATTTAAATGGCTTAAAGCTGATAAATGACACATACGGTCATAGTGTAGGTGATGAGATGCTAAGGCATACTGCAGAGATATTGAAAAAAACCTGCAGGAAAGAAGATGTAATCTCCCGATGGAGCGGTGATGAGTTTGTTGTCCTTTTGCCCAAAACTAACATTATAGAGTCACAAGTTATTTGTAAAAGGATTGTGGATGAGTGCAGAATTACTGATGTAAAGACTATTCCTCTTTCTATGGCGTTAGGAACTGCCAGCAAAAATAGTTTGGGAAAAGATCTTACTGATGTTTTAAAAGAGGCCGAAAATAACATGTATAAACATAAGCTGTCCGAAAGCCGCAGTACTAAGAGTGCGGTTTTAAATGCTTTGCTAAAAACCCTAGAAGAAAAAAGCTATGAAACAGAAGGACATGTCCAGCGAATGCAGCAAATAGCTATGAAAGTAGGAGAAAAAATAAATCTGCCGGAAACAGAGTTAGATCGGTTAACTCTCTTAGTATATCTTCACGACATAGGAAAAATTACTGTGCCAGAGGAGGTATTAACGAAAAAGGAAAGGTTAACCAAAAAAGACTGGGAGCATATTAAAAAGCACCCGGAATCAGGTTATCGGATTGCCCGATCTATGGAAGAATTTGCACATATAGCCGAGGATATTCTTCGACATCATGAACGCTGGGATGGATTAGGATATCCCGAAGGACTAAAAGAAAAGGAAATACCCTTATTGGCACGTATTTTAGCAATTGTGGATGCGTACGAGGTAATGATCAATGGAAGGCCTTACAAGGCACCTTTATTGAAAAATCAAGTAGTTGATGAGCTAAAAAGGTGCGCTGGAACCCAGTTTGATCCTGAATTGGTGAAGGTTTTTCTCAGTATTATTGAAGCTTAAATTCTTTATATGAAATAGAGAACAGATAAATTTGATATTCGTTCTAGGAGATTTAAGTAGTTCAATTTTGTAAATAGTATTATAATGATAGAAAAATACAGATAAAAGGTGGTATCTGCTTATGCAAAAATATATTTGTATGGTCTGCAGTTATATTTATGATCCAGAAATAGCTGATCCGGACCGGGGAGTAGACCCAATTACAATTTTTGATGACCTTCCGGAAGAATGGTGCTGCCCTATATGTGGAGCTGAACATTTTGATTTTCAAGAGTTGTAGTAGAAGAAGAAATAGAAGAAAGCTTATTTTAATTTTCAGGGGGTTAATGCAGTAATGTCTGGTGGTTTAACGGAAATACCCGGAATTAAAGTTGGTGTATGTCACGACAGGGATGCTGCCACCGGCGTGACAGTTATTTTAGTGGAAGAAGGCGCTGGCGCCGGAGTGGAGGTCAGGGGATCGGCACCTGGAACCAGAGAAACGGATCTGCTTCAGCCGGGGAGATTGGTGGAGGAAGTACAGGCGTTGGTCTTGGCCGGAGGCAGTATTTATGGTTTAGACGCTGCTTCTGGAGTTGTCCGTTACCTGGAAGAGGGAGGATTCGGTTATTCTATCAGTCCATTAAAAATACCAATTGTCCCAGCAGCCATCCTTTTTGATCTTTTTATCGGAAGCAGTAGTGTTCGTCCTGATGCTCAAATGGGTTATCAGGCCTGTCTAAATGCTTCCTCTGGACCGGTTCCCGAGGGGTCGGTGGGAGCGGGAACCGGAGCTACTGTGGGTAAATTTTATGGACCTCTGCAGGCAGTAAAATCTGGACAGGGTTCTGCCTCCCGTCATCGGGGTAAGGTAGTGACGGCCGCTCTGGTAGTGGTAAATGCCTTGGGGGATGTTTATGACAGCAGTGGCCTACTGCTGGCCGGACCTCGCAACCCGGAAACAGGAGTGATGGAGAAAACGATTGATCTGTTTTTTGGTGGAAATCCCCAGGGCTTTTCTGGTAATACTACCCTGGGAGTAGTGGCAACTAATGCTAAATTGTCCAAAGAGGCCCTGGGAAAAGTTGCACAAATGGCTCATGATGGATTGGCCAGGTCAATTTGGCCGGTTCATACCATGTGGGATGGCGATACAATTTTTAGTCTTTCAGCAGGGGAAGAAGAAGCAGACCCAAACCTTGTGGGTATTATGGCTGCAGAAGCGTTGGCAGAAGCTTCTGCCAGAGCGGTGTTGAAAGCCCAGTCATTAGCAGGTATACCTTGTCGGGCAGAATTGTTAAAATAAAGGAGTAATCCTAATATGGATTCGCATAAGGATACTATTAAATTTCTAGGCACCGGAGGAGCCCGTTTTGTGTTAAAGAATAAACCCTGGAAACTGGCAGAACAGTTATCTTTAGAAACGGGAGTGCAGGTAATTGCTGCCCATGATGGAATGACTTTAAATATCCATGACTACTTAAAAACAAGGTAGCACCTTAAGCGGTGCTACCTGGGAGATTATTATTAATGGCGAAGCTTTTGCCTCAGCATATCCGCGCCGCCCAACACTATGTGGGCCAGGCCGAAACCGACTACTCCAGCCTTAGTTTTTCCACGAAGCAGGGTTGCTCCGATACCCGTAACCAGCAAACCTAAGCCACCTACCAGCATACTGGTATTGTTTCTTTTCAAAGAAAACACCTCCCATAATAGTTTTGCCCGGCAGATTAAAAATAAACCGGTAGTTTATAGTAAATATGACTAATATATGTATTGGTCTTTTGGCAACTGTTAAAAAATAAAAAAGTAAAAGTGACATTAAAATATAAGTTAGTATAAAAAAAAGCTTTTTAGGCTATCTTTTTATTATAAAAACAAAAAATGAGGTGTTTTTTTGCTGGCAGTAAGAGTAAATATGACAAAAGAAATGTTAAATGACTCTAAGTTTTTCCTTAAGATGGCCAGAAAGTCCCCGGAAGACCGGGAGATGAGCAGGCGATATCTAAGAGCCTCTCTTCTGTACGTATGTATAGCGGTTGAGGGTTATGTAAATAACTTCATCCTTGATTATGTAGAAAAGAATAAGGATTCTTTGGAAAAGGATATAGAAAAATACTTAACATCTGAAATATCCATTCACACAAAATTGACGGTTGGTTTGAAAATTATTACCGGAGACAGCTTAAAAAATAAAAAAGAGCCATATAGAACTTTTAAAGAAATGAACTACATGCGAAACAAGATTGTTCATTACAGCAGTGATGAGCAGGGGGAAGAAGTTTATGAGCAGCTTACCCTGGAAACAGTAGAAAAAGCTATAAAAAATGCCAAGGACATGATAATAGGGATTCATCAATTGGAGGGTAGTGACTATCCATTGTGGGTTCGAGAGATTTAAAATATTATTTAAAATCTAATCCTCTTAATCTTTAAGCAGGATTTAAAAACCTGCTGTAGAAATAATATGGAAATATATAAATAAGAGGAAGGTTTTTAAAAATATGATTATTGATTTCCATACCCACTGTTTTCCTGATGATATGGCTATCAAAGTAGTACCTCATCTTGCGAAGGCAGCAGGAATTAAGCCTTTTTTAAATGGCACCCTAACTGGTTTGAAAGAATCAATGAAAGTGGCAGGGATAGACTTCTGTGTAATACAAAACATTGCTACTAAACCCAGTCAGACGCCTATTATTAATGATTGGGCAGCTAAAGTACAGGGTAATGGGATTATTTCTTTTGGGTCTATTCATCCGGATTATCCCCACTGGGAAGATGAGCTAATCCGAATTAAAGACTTTGGGATTAAAGGCTT contains:
- a CDS encoding PAS domain S-box protein; its protein translation is MCQESRIYRSLVENMLDAFAYFKEILDDEENPVDFEFIEINTAFEKMTNLKKENILGKKVTEVLPGILDCNFNWLGEYKYENVNYTRESTRFEECSEYLNRWYKVINYSDKPGYFIAVFYDITDHKKAEKKVQESEQFLQQIIDNMFDLVSLTDMKGNFKFLGKSHKILGYDINSLIGRNVLDFVHPDDLSKVSSAFKAFLANQQWQDSGKVEYRYLCADSNYLWLETIGKIILDEKGNPKEILFSTRDVTQRKQVEKSLQQSEAFIKSVMDNLPIGIAVNSVDPTVKFEYMNDNFIKYYRTTREALTNSDSFWDEVYEDAEFRKKLKKRVLDDCSTGDPKRMRWENIQVARKGQEDFYITAMNIPIPDKPLMISTVWDVTQRKLYEEELQKSEQNLSITLQSIGDGVIATDSNEYITRMNKQAEKLTGWTCEEAQGRPLIEIFNIIREKTGEALVNPVNSVIKTGNIESLANDTILIAKDGTRRQIADSAAPIRDSGGTVIGAVMVFSDVTEKYKARQELRESEERFRSFVENASDIIYTLREDGTFTYVSPNWKYLLGHDVSEIEGQPFTSFVPEEDAELCFQFLRKVLKEGQLTESVEYRVRNKAGNLRWHSSKGSTIEKDGEFIFIGVARDITEQKQVEEALMLERRRFSMLLETFPGYIYLQSPDYTVRYANQYFIQHFGDPKDRFCYEIFFGRSQPCEVCHTFKVFATKAPHIREWCHTPLGRTYVIYDYPFIDSDGAELVLEIGLDITEHKQSEEKIRYTSLHDSLTGLYNRSYLEQEMQSLDTERQLPISIIMADLNGLKLINDTYGHSVGDEMLRHTAEILKKTCRKEDVISRWSGDEFVVLLPKTNIIESQVICKRIVDECRITDVKTIPLSMALGTASKNSLGKDLTDVLKEAENNMYKHKLSESRSTKSAVLNALLKTLEEKSYETEGHVQRMQQIAMKVGEKINLPETELDRLTLLVYLHDIGKITVPEEVLTKKERLTKKDWEHIKKHPESGYRIARSMEEFAHIAEDILRHHERWDGLGYPEGLKEKEIPLLARILAIVDAYEVMINGRPYKAPLLKNQVVDELKRCAGTQFDPELVKVFLSIIEA
- a CDS encoding rubredoxin, with amino-acid sequence MQKYICMVCSYIYDPEIADPDRGVDPITIFDDLPEEWCCPICGAEHFDFQEL
- a CDS encoding P1 family peptidase, which gives rise to MSGGLTEIPGIKVGVCHDRDAATGVTVILVEEGAGAGVEVRGSAPGTRETDLLQPGRLVEEVQALVLAGGSIYGLDAASGVVRYLEEGGFGYSISPLKIPIVPAAILFDLFIGSSSVRPDAQMGYQACLNASSGPVPEGSVGAGTGATVGKFYGPLQAVKSGQGSASRHRGKVVTAALVVVNALGDVYDSSGLLLAGPRNPETGVMEKTIDLFFGGNPQGFSGNTTLGVVATNAKLSKEALGKVAQMAHDGLARSIWPVHTMWDGDTIFSLSAGEEEADPNLVGIMAAEALAEASARAVLKAQSLAGIPCRAELLK